Sequence from the Streptomyces sp. NBC_00440 genome:
CCGACGTTCAGGACGCGCACGCCCCAGGGCCACGCTCCTCGCTGCTGGAACGGGTGTTCCACATCCGCGAGCGCGGCAGCACACCACGGACCGAGGCCGTCGCCGGCCTCTCCATGTTCGTCGCGGCCGCCTACGCGGCGGTGGTCGTGCCCGGCCAGCTGGCAAAGGCGGGCCTCCCGCTCGGCCCCGTCACCACCGCCGTGATCATCGCGATCGTGCTGGCCACGCTCGCGATGGGCCTGTTCGCGAACCTGCCGTTCGTCCTCGCACCCGGTCTCGGCGGGGTGGCGCTGCTCGCCGTCACGATCGTCGGCCAGGACGGGGTCCCCTGGAGCTCCGCACTGGGCATGGTGTTCTGGTCCGGTGTGGCGTTCCTGGTGCTCACCGCCCTGGGTATCCGCGACCTGATCACCCGGCTGATGCCGCTCAACCTCAAGTACGCGATCAGTGGCGGCCTCGGGCTCTTCATCGCGCTGCTGGGCTTCCGCGACAGCGGGCTGGTGATCGCGAAGCCCGCGGGCAATTCGCTGAGCATCGGCGACATCTCGCAGCCGGCGGCCCTGCTCGCGCTCGGCGGCCTGGTGCTGCTGACGGCCCTGGTGACCCGGAAGGTGCCGGGCGCGTTCCTCATCACCATGGCCGTGGTGACCCTGGCGGGCATCCCGTGCGGGGTGACCGAGCTGCCCGGTCACTTCTTCGGGGCGCCCGCCGGCCCGGGTCCCGTCATGTTCCACGTCGACATCCTGGGCGCGCTGAAGCCCGCGTACTTCCCGTACATCTTCGCCTTCTTCGTCTCGGAGTTCTTCTCCATGACGGGCACGCTGCTCGCCGTGGCCGGCCGGGCCGGTCTGACCGACAAGGACGGCAACGTCCCGGGCATCCGGCGCCCGTTCTACGTCGACTCGGGCGCGGTGATCGGCGGCGCCGGACTCGGCGCGCCCAGCATGACCGCGTATCTGGAGTCGTCGGCGGGCGCGGACAGCGGCGGCCGTACGGGCCTCACCTCGGTGTACGCGGCGCTCGGCTTCGCGGCGCTGCTGCTCGTCACGCCGTTCGCCACCCTGATCCCGTCGGCCGCGACCGCTCCGGTGCTGATGTACATCGGTCTGAGCATGCTCGGCGCTCTGCGCAACGTCGACTTCCGGGACCCGACGGACGCGATCCCGGCCGCGCTGGTCGTCGCGACGACCATCTTCTTCGGCAACTTCGGCACCGGGATCGCCGTCGGCCTCGCCGCCCACGTCCTGGTCAAGGCCGCCGCGGGCCGGTTCCGGGAGATCCCGCTCGGGCTGTGGATCGTGATGATCCCGCTCGGCTACTACTTCTACACACTCGTCCCCTGACCCCGCCGCCCCGAGGGTTCGGGGCAGAGGTCCTGGACTCCGACGGCTCGCTGAGGAGCACCTACCGCATGACCACTGACCAGCAGCACCTGCCGGAACCGCACGACGTCCGCATCAGCGGCGGCCGGGTGGTGTCCACTTTCACGGGTGAGGAGTTCGCAGCCGATGTCCTGCTGCGCGGCGACCGCATCACCGGTGTGCTGCCGCCCGGCGCGCCCGGCGACGCGCGGGAGCAGGTGGACGCGACCGGGATGCTCGTCGTGCCGGGCTTCGTCGACGCGCACATGCACATCGAGAGCTCGTTCCTCACCCCGCAGACCTTCGCCGGGCTGACGCTGGCCCGCGGGACGACGACGGTCCTTGCCGACCCGCACGAGATCGTCAATGTCGCGGGCGCCGAGGCGATGCGCTGGATGACCGAGGCCGGGCAGGGCACTCCGCAGACCCAGCTCTGG
This genomic interval carries:
- a CDS encoding NCS2 family permease → MHRPDAPDVQDAPDVQDAHAPGPRSSLLERVFHIRERGSTPRTEAVAGLSMFVAAAYAAVVVPGQLAKAGLPLGPVTTAVIIAIVLATLAMGLFANLPFVLAPGLGGVALLAVTIVGQDGVPWSSALGMVFWSGVAFLVLTALGIRDLITRLMPLNLKYAISGGLGLFIALLGFRDSGLVIAKPAGNSLSIGDISQPAALLALGGLVLLTALVTRKVPGAFLITMAVVTLAGIPCGVTELPGHFFGAPAGPGPVMFHVDILGALKPAYFPYIFAFFVSEFFSMTGTLLAVAGRAGLTDKDGNVPGIRRPFYVDSGAVIGGAGLGAPSMTAYLESSAGADSGGRTGLTSVYAALGFAALLLVTPFATLIPSAATAPVLMYIGLSMLGALRNVDFRDPTDAIPAALVVATTIFFGNFGTGIAVGLAAHVLVKAAAGRFREIPLGLWIVMIPLGYYFYTLVP